A part of Hippea maritima DSM 10411 genomic DNA contains:
- a CDS encoding helix-turn-helix domain-containing protein: MENNQGNKLGKKIKKLRTGLGLSQDELARKADVPYTTLTKIETGVIKKPSVYVVAKIAKALNITIEELINSK; this comes from the coding sequence ATGGAAAATAATCAAGGCAATAAATTAGGGAAGAAGATCAAAAAATTAAGAACTGGTCTTGGGTTATCTCAAGACGAACTTGCCCGTAAAGCTGATGTGCCTTATACGACTTTAACAAAAATCGAAACAGGCGTTATTAAAAAGCCCTCGGTGTATGTGGTAGCGAAAATTGCGAAGGCGTTAAATATAACAATCGAGGAATTAATAAATTCAAAATAA
- a CDS encoding HsdM family class I SAM-dependent methyltransferase — protein MNIAHKIMSSFLDKKEEFNNKFANKDTFTSFIPVHLEFNKEFPIKNSKGEPNEEFYKWQFFYALVNSGLYSKDYLGCEVYLPKGNKNSAPIKLDGAIFDDKNWFEIYKRFWDERKQDDLDWLRKHLVGVIEFKKENSKDIETVFNQQLKAYMKESEADFCIGFLYDTERLYIFQKKNGKILRYDESYNQKGEKSTTKDLSLHLTDPYSNIPSFEELINQVNKPLEIDRTSRTINDLGKISGVHSTQLNDAMSNILRTMDKVSMVNQKGYELLIQILALKIFDEKRNEKNNREKLKFYITNKEANYSNLNDEKIEPFLKRMQKLFEDAQSTYYTILKEQKINLRNNAHVKILVETVKQFQDFSFVKSHKTDLYQLIFYRFASAFSKEQKGQFITPLPLIDFLVEIVNPRNGETVIDPTAGVADFLSVSYVNSNSKLDDNNIYGVDNDEQMVMLAQLNMLLNGDGNAKLYYIPDKGSITHKISIKNEPVELIPDLHSKGNWDNWRDDTKLLKFDVVLTNPPFGEDRKWEPKTTEEKKLAELYELWHIARAGNWIDLGLVFLENAYRILKENGRLGIVLSNSIASIDRWEKARKWLIDKMRIVALFDLPANVFADTGVNTTLIVAYKPNPKELKRLKEQNYEVFVKDIQKVGYEVKTKKRVKYFEPIYKIDKETFEVVQDEEGRPVLDEEFTQTIKEFREWALTQEETLKDLFLKEK, from the coding sequence ATGAATATCGCACACAAAATAATGTCATCATTTTTAGATAAAAAAGAAGAATTTAATAATAAATTCGCAAATAAAGACACATTTACCTCATTCATACCTGTACATCTTGAATTTAATAAAGAGTTTCCAATTAAAAACTCGAAAGGAGAACCTAATGAAGAATTTTATAAATGGCAGTTCTTTTATGCATTAGTTAATTCTGGTCTTTATTCGAAGGATTATTTAGGTTGTGAAGTTTACTTGCCTAAAGGAAATAAAAATTCTGCACCAATTAAATTAGATGGCGCTATTTTTGATGATAAAAATTGGTTTGAGATATACAAAAGATTTTGGGACGAAAGAAAACAGGACGATTTAGATTGGTTAAGAAAACACTTAGTAGGAGTAATAGAATTCAAGAAAGAGAATAGTAAAGATATTGAAACTGTTTTTAACCAACAATTAAAAGCGTATATGAAAGAGTCTGAAGCCGATTTCTGTATAGGGTTTTTATATGATACAGAAAGGCTTTATATTTTCCAAAAGAAGAATGGTAAAATACTGAGATATGATGAATCTTATAATCAAAAAGGTGAAAAAAGTACAACTAAAGATTTATCGTTACATTTGACTGACCCATATTCTAATATTCCTTCGTTTGAAGAGCTTATTAATCAAGTCAATAAACCATTAGAAATAGACAGAACAAGTAGAACTATAAATGATCTTGGAAAGATTTCTGGCGTGCATTCTACCCAGCTTAATGATGCAATGTCCAACATTTTGAGAACAATGGACAAAGTAAGCATGGTTAATCAAAAAGGTTACGAGTTACTTATACAGATTCTTGCTTTAAAGATATTTGATGAAAAAAGAAATGAAAAAAATAACAGGGAAAAATTAAAATTCTACATAACAAATAAGGAAGCTAATTATTCAAATCTAAATGATGAAAAAATAGAACCCTTCTTAAAAAGAATGCAAAAATTATTCGAAGATGCCCAAAGCACATACTACACTATTTTAAAAGAACAGAAAATAAATCTTAGAAATAATGCACATGTGAAAATATTAGTAGAAACCGTAAAGCAATTTCAGGATTTCTCTTTTGTAAAATCACATAAAACAGATTTATATCAATTAATATTTTATCGTTTTGCAAGCGCCTTTTCAAAAGAACAAAAAGGGCAATTTATCACACCTTTACCTTTAATTGATTTTTTAGTTGAGATAGTAAATCCAAGAAACGGGGAAACCGTAATCGATCCTACTGCAGGAGTTGCAGACTTTTTATCGGTTTCTTATGTGAATTCAAATAGTAAATTGGATGATAATAACATTTATGGAGTCGATAATGATGAACAAATGGTTATGCTTGCTCAGTTGAATATGCTTCTTAATGGAGACGGAAACGCTAAGTTATATTATATTCCTGATAAAGGTTCAATAACCCATAAAATATCCATTAAAAATGAGCCAGTAGAATTGATTCCTGATTTACATAGTAAGGGGAATTGGGATAATTGGAGAGATGATACTAAGTTGCTGAAGTTTGATGTTGTGTTAACAAATCCTCCATTTGGAGAAGATAGGAAATGGGAACCAAAAACAACAGAAGAAAAAAAATTAGCTGAACTTTATGAATTATGGCATATTGCAAGAGCCGGGAATTGGATAGACTTAGGGCTTGTCTTTTTGGAGAATGCATACAGAATCTTAAAAGAAAATGGAAGGTTGGGAATCGTTTTATCAAATTCTATTGCTTCTATTGACAGATGGGAAAAAGCAAGAAAATGGTTAATTGATAAAATGAGAATTGTTGCTTTGTTTGATTTACCCGCAAATGTTTTTGCAGATACAGGAGTTAATACTACTTTGATAGTTGCTTATAAACCAAATCCTAAAGAACTAAAAAGATTGAAAGAACAAAATTATGAGGTTTTTGTTAAAGATATTCAAAAAGTAGGTTATGAAGTAAAAACAAAAAAAAGAGTAAAATACTTTGAGCCAATTTACAAAATAGATAAAGAAACTTTTGAAGTTGTACAAGATGAGGAAGGAAGGCCTGTTTTAGATGAGGAATTTACACAAACCATTAAGGAATTTAGAGAATGGGCTCTTACTCAAGAGGAAACATTAAAAGATTTGTTTCTAAAAGAGAAGTAA
- a CDS encoding HTH domain-containing protein produces MKTFKDLAYEILKEAGKPLHSREITRRALKLGLARLLLILTA; encoded by the coding sequence ATGAAAACCTTTAAAGATTTAGCTTACGAAATATTAAAGGAAGCTGGAAAGCCCTTGCACAGCCGAGAGATTACTAGACGAGCTTTAAAGCTGGGGCTTGCCCGCCTGTTGTTGATATTAACCGCTTAG
- a CDS encoding recombinase family protein: protein MKYFIYARKSTDSEERQVLSIEAQLAELKEFAAKEKLEIVASLCEAKTAKEPGRTVFGEMLDRIEKGEAQGILAWHPDRLARNSIDGGRIIYLLDTGKLKDLKFPTFWFDNTPQGKFMLNIAFGQSKYYIDNLSENIKRGHRAKLRKGIWPSFAPLGYLNNHKTKGIDIDPEKAPLIRKAFELYATGEYTLKAIAKILKDAGLRSYKGKVLSVSCVQRMLKNPFYYGVFRFNGKMYDGSHEPIISKKLFDAVQQVMNNRGKRKRKRKHNFAFSGLMRCGNCGCMITAEIQKGHIYYRCTKKKQKCNEKYLREEKLVEQLKAIIQKVSLPDEWAEKMLAEIEKEKEQAKQETKSLVQNLLDQKAAIEKKMDRLLDLYIEGKGIEPEEYQAKKQKLLNEKLEIQQKIKDFEQAGNNWLEPMKEMILASSQAKILLSQSDNSQIRTFLKNIGSNFILKGKKFHFEGKIGWRALLNSPQNTNWRRGRDSNPRCRF, encoded by the coding sequence ATGAAATATTTCATTTATGCCAGAAAATCAACAGACAGCGAAGAAAGACAGGTTTTATCAATTGAAGCTCAGCTTGCTGAGCTAAAAGAATTTGCCGCCAAAGAAAAACTTGAAATCGTCGCCTCGCTTTGCGAGGCAAAAACTGCCAAAGAACCTGGCCGAACTGTGTTCGGCGAAATGTTAGACAGAATTGAAAAGGGCGAAGCCCAAGGAATTTTGGCTTGGCATCCTGATAGATTGGCAAGAAATTCCATTGATGGCGGAAGGATTATCTATCTGCTGGACACAGGAAAACTTAAAGATTTAAAATTCCCTACTTTTTGGTTTGATAATACGCCACAAGGCAAGTTTATGTTGAACATTGCCTTTGGGCAAAGCAAATATTACATAGATAATCTTTCAGAAAACATTAAACGAGGACACAGAGCAAAACTACGAAAAGGCATTTGGCCCAGCTTTGCCCCTCTTGGATATCTTAACAACCATAAGACAAAAGGCATAGATATTGATCCAGAGAAAGCACCGCTTATCAGAAAAGCGTTTGAATTATACGCAACTGGAGAATACACTCTAAAAGCAATTGCCAAAATTTTAAAAGACGCAGGGCTACGAAGCTACAAAGGCAAGGTGCTTTCTGTTTCCTGTGTCCAGCGAATGCTTAAAAATCCATTTTACTATGGTGTCTTTAGGTTTAATGGCAAAATGTACGATGGAAGCCACGAGCCAATTATTTCCAAGAAACTTTTTGATGCTGTTCAACAGGTAATGAATAACAGAGGCAAGAGAAAGCGGAAAAGAAAACATAACTTTGCTTTTTCTGGACTTATGCGTTGCGGAAATTGCGGTTGCATGATTACTGCTGAAATTCAAAAGGGACATATTTATTACCGTTGCACCAAGAAAAAGCAAAAATGCAATGAAAAGTATTTGAGGGAAGAAAAACTTGTTGAACAGCTAAAAGCAATAATTCAAAAAGTTTCCTTGCCTGATGAATGGGCAGAGAAGATGTTGGCAGAAATTGAGAAAGAGAAGGAGCAGGCCAAACAAGAAACAAAATCACTTGTTCAAAATCTTTTAGATCAAAAGGCGGCAATTGAAAAGAAAATGGACAGATTGCTTGATCTTTATATTGAGGGCAAAGGCATTGAACCGGAGGAATATCAAGCTAAAAAACAGAAACTCCTTAATGAAAAACTGGAAATTCAACAGAAGATTAAAGATTTTGAACAAGCAGGAAATAATTGGCTCGAACCAATGAAAGAAATGATTTTAGCTAGTAGCCAAGCCAAAATTCTATTGTCGCAGAGCGACAATTCTCAAATTCGAACATTTCTAAAAAATATCGGCTCGAACTTTATTTTAAAAGGTAAAAAATTCCACTTTGAAGGGAAAATCGGCTGGCGTGCCCTTTTAAATTCCCCCCAGAATACCAATTGGCGGAGAGGGAGGGATTCGAACCCTCGGTGCAGGTTTTAG
- a CDS encoding 4Fe-4S dicluster domain-containing protein produces the protein MKVLMVDIDKCTGCRACEYACSFAHNGDFNPLNSRIHISEFLDDFVFVPTYCTQCNEAYCVDVCPTKALGRSQSGIVELDYNKCIGCKQCVIACPWGNIKLSSDSKRVIKCDLCGGDPKCVKVCHAGALEFVDVEDAVLDKQIRAAANLKRTAMVGV, from the coding sequence ATGAAGGTTTTAATGGTTGACATTGACAAATGCACGGGTTGTAGGGCTTGTGAGTATGCGTGCTCTTTTGCCCACAATGGAGATTTTAACCCCTTAAATTCAAGGATTCATATCAGCGAGTTTTTAGATGATTTTGTCTTCGTTCCTACCTATTGCACCCAGTGTAATGAGGCCTATTGTGTGGATGTGTGCCCAACCAAAGCCTTAGGCAGATCTCAAAGTGGCATTGTTGAACTTGATTATAATAAATGCATAGGCTGTAAGCAGTGCGTGATAGCCTGTCCGTGGGGCAACATTAAGTTAAGCAGCGATTCAAAGAGGGTTATCAAATGCGATCTATGCGGGGGCGATCCTAAATGTGTAAAGGTTTGTCATGCGGGAGCGCTTGAATTTGTGGATGTGGAGGATGCCGTTTTGGATAAACAGATAAGGGCTGCAGCAAACCTTAAAAGAACAGCCATGGTGGGGGTGTGA
- a CDS encoding phosphomannomutase/phosphoglucomutase, protein MQRDVFREYDIRGIWERDIDKEFCFLLGRAFGIYLKENLKKPSGIISIGYDARLSSKDILKSLSDGLSCENIDIINIGLVPTPVQYFSLFNLDIDGGIMITASHNPKEYNGFKLSLKKETLFGAEIQRIADIMEKLGSACDIRAGRVKQADVLSEYKKFMLDQFGYLKDYNSKPKIALDGGNGTAGFVGYDIFKELGYEVEGLFIEPDGNFPNHHPDPTVEKNLTDLRRVIKEKNIDVGIGYDGDGDRIGVVLKDGSILWGDQLLLLFAQHIAKKRTDVKVVADVKCSDVIFQKMKECGAKPIMYKTGHSLIKSKMKQEGAILAGEMSGHIFIGDRYFGYDDAIYVSLRLVEILTTEGIDLVQWKESLPKVYNTPEIRIDCPDEKKTQVITKIKSYLNRNKDKIGILEINTIDGVRFKTDYGWGLVRASNTQPALVMRFEASSEEKLKELKDKIINTVKGFINE, encoded by the coding sequence ATGCAGAGAGATGTTTTTAGAGAATATGATATAAGGGGTATCTGGGAAAGGGATATAGATAAAGAATTCTGCTTCCTTCTTGGTAGAGCTTTTGGTATTTATCTGAAGGAAAACTTGAAAAAACCAAGCGGCATTATAAGCATAGGTTACGATGCTAGGTTGTCTTCAAAGGATATACTTAAATCTTTAAGTGATGGGTTGAGTTGTGAAAATATAGATATTATCAATATAGGTCTTGTGCCAACTCCCGTTCAATATTTTTCTTTGTTTAATTTGGATATTGATGGCGGTATTATGATAACAGCATCCCACAACCCTAAAGAATACAACGGTTTTAAACTGTCATTGAAAAAAGAGACGTTGTTTGGGGCTGAGATTCAAAGAATAGCTGACATAATGGAGAAGTTGGGTTCTGCCTGTGATATAAGGGCAGGCAGGGTAAAGCAGGCTGATGTACTTTCGGAGTATAAGAAATTTATGCTTGATCAATTTGGATATTTGAAGGATTACAATAGCAAACCAAAGATAGCCCTGGATGGTGGAAATGGAACAGCCGGATTTGTGGGCTATGATATATTTAAAGAGTTGGGATATGAGGTTGAAGGGTTGTTTATCGAACCGGATGGCAACTTTCCCAACCACCACCCAGACCCAACCGTTGAGAAGAATTTAACCGACTTGCGCAGGGTTATAAAAGAGAAAAATATAGATGTGGGCATAGGTTATGATGGCGATGGAGATAGGATTGGAGTTGTTTTGAAGGATGGTTCGATTTTATGGGGTGATCAGTTATTGCTTTTGTTTGCCCAGCATATAGCAAAAAAGAGGACAGATGTTAAGGTTGTGGCTGATGTTAAGTGTTCCGATGTGATTTTTCAAAAGATGAAGGAGTGTGGTGCAAAACCTATTATGTATAAAACAGGTCATTCCTTAATAAAGTCAAAAATGAAACAGGAAGGTGCAATCTTAGCTGGTGAGATGAGCGGCCATATATTCATAGGTGATAGGTATTTTGGGTATGATGATGCAATTTATGTGTCCTTAAGGCTTGTTGAGATCTTAACCACAGAAGGTATTGATTTAGTTCAGTGGAAAGAGAGTCTTCCCAAAGTTTATAACACACCTGAGATAAGGATTGACTGCCCCGATGAGAAAAAAACACAAGTTATCACTAAAATAAAATCGTATTTGAACAGAAATAAAGATAAAATTGGAATTTTAGAGATAAACACGATAGATGGGGTTAGGTTCAAAACCGATTACGGCTGGGGGTTGGTTAGAGCCAGCAATACCCAACCAGCGTTGGTGATGAGGTTTGAAGCAAGTTCTGAGGAGAAGCTGAAAGAGTTAAAGGATAAAATCATTAACACTGTTAAGGGGTTTATAAATGAGTAA
- a CDS encoding restriction endonuclease subunit S has translation MTSYVVVPKTLNISEIENKGFALSPSLFRRVEIKNQNVKTVSGLLTQEPIAGKEVGSNSYIDIETGYKFIRTKAFTPYSFLPDLSINGSFEYLRPKDFENAKGKNSQRIIKEGDILFVTGGNVGEVVIADEILDNSIPSSHILKLFFDNKIKYYILAFLKNEFCKIQSNFGPIGAIGGLDTFDKDTLLSISIPFPNQKNSDEVIEYVELLTKAIINKEKEIRRKHKLILEKIEKELLENQKPNKFEYKLPDILEIEKVGRLDTKLYKRNFKYYEFLIQNYKGGFFYLEESDLRGGSTPKQNERIFGKGEFTWVTPTFISKYGYLDNIEKIAIKSKKNNIKRNCLILINRGNKEDLIRGFYYDYKDLGEGHHNQGCYRIENGNYNLIFLTALLNSQFYRNFVSNLSVGSKMPEIKISQIINIPFPNFPESKQKEIAELYYNPVDYPTDLNLNNFLEEDSKWNEKAGILQLDLSAKKLKERLNEVIYQIVMDEEISIHFNFTL, from the coding sequence ATGACATCCTATGTTGTTGTTCCAAAAACTTTAAACATAAGTGAAATTGAAAATAAAGGTTTTGCGTTATCTCCCTCATTGTTTAGAAGAGTGGAGATTAAGAATCAAAATGTTAAAACGGTAAGCGGATTACTAACGCAAGAACCAATAGCAGGTAAAGAAGTTGGTTCAAATTCTTATATTGATATTGAAACAGGGTATAAGTTTATTAGAACAAAAGCTTTTACACCGTATAGTTTCTTGCCAGATTTAAGTATTAATGGAAGTTTTGAATATTTAAGACCTAAAGATTTTGAAAATGCTAAAGGCAAAAATAGTCAAAGAATTATTAAAGAAGGAGATATTTTATTTGTTACAGGAGGCAATGTCGGTGAAGTTGTTATTGCGGATGAAATTTTAGATAATTCAATACCATCATCACATATTCTCAAATTATTTTTTGACAACAAAATTAAATACTATATCTTGGCATTTTTAAAAAATGAATTTTGTAAAATTCAATCTAATTTCGGACCTATAGGTGCAATAGGAGGTTTAGATACTTTTGACAAAGACACTTTACTAAGTATTTCTATTCCCTTTCCAAATCAAAAAAATTCAGACGAAGTAATAGAGTATGTAGAACTTTTAACAAAAGCAATCATAAACAAAGAAAAAGAAATCAGAAGAAAGCATAAATTAATTCTTGAAAAGATAGAAAAAGAACTTTTAGAAAATCAAAAGCCAAATAAATTTGAGTATAAATTGCCAGATATCCTAGAGATTGAAAAAGTAGGAAGATTAGATACGAAGCTTTATAAAAGGAATTTTAAATATTACGAGTTTTTAATTCAAAATTATAAAGGTGGTTTTTTCTATTTAGAAGAATCGGATCTAAGAGGTGGCTCAACACCTAAGCAAAATGAGAGGATTTTTGGTAAAGGCGAGTTTACTTGGGTAACTCCAACATTCATATCTAAATATGGTTATTTAGATAATATAGAAAAAATAGCTATAAAAAGTAAAAAAAACAACATCAAAAGAAATTGTTTAATATTAATAAATAGAGGAAACAAAGAAGATTTGATAAGAGGTTTTTATTATGATTATAAAGATTTAGGAGAGGGTCACCATAATCAAGGATGTTACAGGATAGAAAATGGGAATTATAATTTGATTTTTTTGACAGCTTTGCTTAATTCTCAATTTTATAGAAATTTTGTTTCTAATTTATCTGTTGGTTCTAAAATGCCAGAAATCAAAATATCTCAAATTATTAACATTCCTTTCCCAAACTTCCCAGAATCAAAACAAAAAGAAATTGCTGAGCTTTATTATAATCCTGTTGATTATCCTACTGACTTAAATCTTAATAATTTCTTGGAAGAAGATTCTAAATGGAATGAAAAAGCAGGGATTTTACAACTTGATTTGTCCGCTAAGAAATTAAAAGAAAGATTAAATGAAGTAATATATCAAATTGTAATGGATGAAGAGATTAGTATTCATTTTAACTTTACACTTTAA
- the mqnC gene encoding cyclic dehypoxanthinyl futalosine synthase, which produces MEKIYEKIRNFERINKEEGVRLLKEGDFLILGELASTIRFKKHPENIVTFILDTNINYTNICYVGCSFCAFYRKKTDPDAYTLSIDDLIKKIEEAESKGIETALIQGGLNPELPYSYYIEMVKELSKSRVHVHAFSPPEIDLMCKISRKSVDEVFEDLKNAGLTTMPGGGAEILTERVRNRISPKKINTNRWLEIMETAHRHGIKTTATMMFGHIETEEDIIEHLDRIRSVQDKTSGFSAFIAWDFKKENNELGKIINRTVSGIDYLKIVAISRIYLDNFNNIQASWASQGKDVGEVALHFGANDMGSMLVEENVMRQAGFRALASVEEIADIIKKAGFKPALRSTDYRIVKYL; this is translated from the coding sequence ATGGAAAAAATTTATGAAAAAATAAGGAATTTTGAAAGAATAAATAAAGAGGAGGGCGTTAGGCTTTTAAAGGAGGGAGATTTTTTAATTTTAGGCGAACTTGCGAGTACGATTAGATTTAAAAAGCACCCGGAAAACATAGTAACCTTTATACTTGATACGAATATAAACTATACCAACATCTGCTATGTTGGCTGCTCTTTCTGTGCTTTTTATAGAAAAAAGACCGATCCTGATGCATATACGCTCAGCATTGATGATCTGATTAAAAAGATAGAGGAAGCAGAGAGTAAGGGGATTGAGACGGCGTTGATTCAGGGTGGCTTAAACCCTGAGCTTCCATATTCGTATTACATAGAGATGGTTAAGGAGCTATCAAAAAGCAGGGTTCATGTGCATGCGTTTTCACCGCCTGAGATAGACCTGATGTGCAAAATATCCAGAAAAAGTGTTGATGAGGTGTTTGAGGATTTGAAAAATGCCGGGCTAACTACGATGCCTGGTGGTGGGGCTGAGATACTTACAGAAAGGGTAAGAAACAGGATATCACCCAAGAAAATCAATACCAACAGGTGGCTTGAGATTATGGAAACGGCTCATAGGCATGGCATAAAGACAACAGCTACAATGATGTTTGGTCATATAGAAACAGAAGAAGATATTATAGAACACTTGGACAGGATAAGGTCTGTTCAGGATAAAACCTCTGGATTCAGTGCATTTATAGCATGGGATTTCAAAAAGGAGAACAACGAGCTTGGAAAGATTATAAATAGAACGGTAAGCGGCATAGACTATTTAAAGATAGTCGCCATCTCAAGGATATATCTTGACAATTTTAACAACATACAGGCAAGTTGGGCTTCTCAAGGTAAGGATGTTGGCGAGGTGGCTTTACACTTTGGTGCAAACGATATGGGCAGTATGCTTGTTGAGGAGAATGTAATGAGGCAGGCTGGTTTTAGAGCGTTAGCAAGTGTTGAAGAGATTGCCGATATCATAAAAAAAGCAGGCTTTAAACCAGCCTTGAGGAGCACCGATTACCGGATAGTAAAATATTTGTAA
- a CDS encoding DUF808 family protein gives MASGFFALLDDISTLMDDIASATKIATKNTVSLLGDDVAVNAKKASGFDSSKEIPILIAIIKGSLINKAILLPIVFILEILAEWLIVPILLLGGIYISYEAFEKVYEFVFTKKHKKEQNKELTDKEKIRSAIKTDFILSIEIVVMAISSVLGKPLYIQIPTVAVVSVVATAGVYGFVALIVRMDDIGIKLIQLSDKKGRFLRSIGIALIEAMPYVVKILSVVGTLAMFLVCGGIYMHKLEFIHHLLDMFEINIPILIIEMMVGFIVGGFSFMIKEGLVKFAGLILKS, from the coding sequence ATGGCAAGTGGTTTCTTTGCTCTGCTTGATGATATATCCACACTTATGGACGATATTGCATCAGCCACAAAAATAGCAACAAAGAACACCGTCAGTCTGCTGGGTGATGATGTGGCTGTAAATGCCAAAAAGGCTTCAGGTTTTGATTCCTCAAAAGAAATACCCATTCTTATTGCTATAATAAAAGGTTCTTTGATAAATAAGGCAATACTTTTGCCGATAGTTTTTATTTTAGAAATTCTGGCAGAATGGCTTATAGTTCCTATACTTCTATTGGGCGGGATTTATATATCCTATGAGGCGTTTGAGAAGGTTTATGAGTTTGTTTTCACAAAAAAACACAAAAAAGAACAAAATAAAGAGCTTACGGATAAGGAGAAAATAAGGTCTGCTATAAAAACCGATTTTATTTTATCTATTGAAATTGTTGTTATGGCTATAAGCAGCGTTTTAGGAAAGCCGCTGTATATCCAAATACCTACCGTTGCTGTAGTTTCAGTTGTTGCCACTGCTGGTGTATATGGTTTTGTGGCTTTGATAGTTAGAATGGACGACATCGGCATAAAACTGATACAGTTAAGCGATAAAAAGGGTAGGTTTCTAAGAAGTATAGGTATTGCCCTTATAGAGGCTATGCCGTATGTTGTAAAAATACTATCGGTAGTTGGAACGCTGGCTATGTTTTTGGTCTGCGGCGGTATATATATGCATAAACTTGAGTTTATTCACCATTTATTGGATATGTTTGAAATAAATATACCCATCCTTATAATCGAGATGATGGTGGGTTTTATTGTGGGCGGTTTTTCATTCATGATAAAGGAAGGACTTGTAAAATTTGCAGGCCTGATTTTGAAAAGCTAA
- the mqnE gene encoding aminofutalosine synthase MqnE — MSNFEQIEKKIEAGEPIDFEDARFILSSYDLIRIGKIARSIKLKKTSKKVYFVFNKHINYTNLCISKCKFCAFYRLGDEEDAYTMEIDEIIDEIAKMPDGIKEVHIVGGLHPSKPFSYYLNMVSAIKRNFPSVNVKAFTAVEIDYFSKLSGLDYEGVLKELKKAGLDSMPGGGAEVFSERVRKKLYPNKIPYEKWAEVHAIAHRLNIPTNATLLFGHIETDDEIIDHLFKLRKLQQEHPGFLCFIPLSFHPANTPLEGKIQKVDAVKELKVLALSRIILDNFPHIKAYWVMLSPKIGQIGLHFGADDIDGTIGQERVTHAAGAKSPLGLARDNMVEMIKNAGFIPVERDALYNEIEVYD, encoded by the coding sequence ATGAGTAATTTTGAGCAGATAGAAAAAAAGATTGAAGCTGGAGAACCTATAGATTTTGAAGATGCAAGGTTTATACTATCATCATACGATTTGATAAGAATAGGCAAAATAGCACGCTCTATAAAACTGAAAAAAACCTCCAAAAAGGTCTACTTTGTATTTAATAAGCATATCAACTATACAAACCTATGTATATCTAAATGCAAATTCTGTGCGTTTTATAGGCTCGGCGATGAAGAGGATGCCTATACAATGGAGATCGATGAGATAATCGACGAGATTGCAAAGATGCCTGATGGTATAAAAGAGGTTCACATAGTAGGCGGATTGCATCCCTCAAAGCCGTTTTCCTATTACCTAAATATGGTTTCTGCAATAAAGAGGAATTTTCCTTCGGTTAATGTCAAGGCGTTTACGGCTGTTGAGATAGATTACTTCTCCAAGCTATCAGGTTTGGATTATGAAGGTGTTTTAAAGGAATTGAAAAAGGCAGGGCTTGATTCCATGCCTGGCGGAGGGGCTGAGGTTTTCTCAGAGAGGGTTAGAAAAAAGCTATATCCCAACAAGATCCCTTATGAAAAATGGGCTGAGGTACACGCAATAGCCCATAGATTAAATATTCCGACCAATGCAACACTGCTTTTTGGTCATATAGAAACGGATGATGAAATAATTGACCATCTATTTAAGCTTAGAAAACTACAACAGGAGCATCCGGGCTTTTTGTGTTTTATACCATTAAGTTTTCATCCGGCAAATACGCCGCTTGAGGGCAAGATCCAGAAGGTTGATGCAGTTAAAGAGTTAAAGGTTTTAGCTCTATCAAGAATAATCCTTGATAATTTTCCACACATAAAGGCTTACTGGGTAATGCTATCTCCCAAAATTGGTCAGATCGGCCTGCATTTCGGCGCAGATGATATAGATGGAACCATAGGCCAGGAAAGGGTGACCCATGCAGCAGGCGCAAAAAGCCCGTTAGGCCTTGCAAGGGATAATATGGTGGAGATGATAAAAAATGCCGGTTTTATTCCGGTTGAGCGCGACGCTTTATATAACGAGATTGAGGTGTATGACTAA